The stretch of DNA TCGCTTGCGCCGATTTTTCGAGATGACCGAAGCCGGTTATCGAGAACAGGGCTACATGGGCTGCCTGATGGGCGGCCTCGGTCAGGAGCTATCGGGCGTCAATGAGACGTTCCGACGCACGATCGAGCAGTGCTTCTCGGGGATTGCCGACCGGCTGGCACGCTGCCTGGACGAGGCGCGCGACGTCGGCGAGATCCCGGCTGATGCCGATGTCCGCCAGATGGCGAACGTCCTCGTCGATTGCTGGGAGGGCGCGACACTCCGTAGCCGGTTGCGCCGCGAGCCGTCATCTCTGACAGCGATGCTCGATTTCTATTTTCGCGCCGCTGCTAGCTGATCCCAGCCATCCGCGCGATGTCGTCGAGGTTCGACCATTCCATGCCGCGCTCGCCGGCCTCGATCTCGTGGATCACTTGCAGGACGGCTGCGTTGACCGGTGTCGGGAT from Thermomicrobiales bacterium encodes:
- a CDS encoding TetR/AcrR family transcriptional regulator; translation: GFNDLGIQALLEATNVPKGSFYHHFRDKEDFALQVLDQYMLSVHASLDACLSDPQQTPLNRLRRFFEMTEAGYREQGYMGCLMGGLGQELSGVNETFRRTIEQCFSGIADRLARCLDEARDVGEIPADADVRQMANVLVDCWEGATLRSRLRREPSSLTAMLDFYFRAAAS